Below is a genomic region from Lampris incognitus isolate fLamInc1 chromosome 2, fLamInc1.hap2, whole genome shotgun sequence.
GCTTAAAAAAGGTGATATGCTGAAACATTTGTATGTCTATACCAAGAAATAAAAGCTGATGTTCTGATCTCTCATCACAGGTTTATCTGTTTATCTCAAATCCAAATGTCTTGTATGTCaagactatgctactgttgggtgacggagaaggagagaggaaaggcatGTCAAGAGGCAGCAGGAGCGGAGGAAGGGCAGGAGTGTGGAGgtaagagtcggaactttgagcgttggcactatgactggtaaagggagagagctggctgatatgatggagagaaggaaggtaggcatattgtgtgtgcaagagatcaggtggaaggggagtaaggccaggagcataggAGGTGGGTTCAACCTATTCTACCATGGCGTGGAAGGGAGGAAAAGAATGGGggaggggtcattctgaaggaaggttatgtcaagagtgtgctggaggtgaagagagtgtcggacagtgaTGAATGTGAAGCGGAAATCGAAGGTGGGATAATGAATGTTGTCATCGCATATGCTGCCCAGTTGGGTATGAGATGTAAGAGAAAGAAGTTTTGAGTGAGTTgggtgaagtggtggagagtgtggtGGCGAACCTgagtcttcgtggactatgatgtttgcggatgacattgtgactgCAGGTTATGGTGCAGGTtagggagagcctggagaggtgttaAACATTCACACTAACAGTTAACGCTGTTTGATTGGGAGGCAGAAGCAAGTCAACGCATTTCCCCTATTAACCAGTCTGGGTCGGCCCGTGTTGTTCGCGGTTCGAAGCGGTAGAGGACGCTGCTCAGCGCTGTCCACGCTCAAACAAGGACTTTTATCGAGGTGAGTGTGACGCCGACGTCACGTCGGCACGTCGTGTTACGCGCGGACACGTTATGACGGCATGTGGAGGGGAGAGGGTATGTCGGAGCTCGGAAAGGCGCTGCAGTCGGTGGCGGAAAGGGTGAAGCAGGCGGCGGCGCGGAGGTCCAAGGTAAAACCAAAGGAGGGCGTCTTTATTAGGGAACAAACGGCCGATCGCAAAACAGCGCCCACGGCTCAATTCTTAATATCCTGCCCAGTCGTGCTCCAGCAGCAAGAGTTATGTAAGGCTGTTAGGCGCCTCCAACATTTGGACGGTGGTCATGGCGGAGTCATACATCGGTTTAGCAGGCAGTCGAGCAGGCGTGGCCGTTTAGACTGGCGTTCTGACGATTTATGCTGCCAGGTCGAAAAATGCTACCGTAGCACGGATCGATAGCATTCGAACCCTAACCTCTCCTGACCATGCACAGAACCGCTAAGTAGCACACATCGCCAGAACACCGGGCCTGCATGAAGCATGCGTCATTCTGCAAGCACATATGTGATGTCAGAGCTGGGCTGGTCGTCTGCATGGCCGCGCTTTGGCCGAAATGTCCAGCAGATACTTGATACAGCAGATACTGCATAAACAAACATGCAACTGTTGTTGACGCCACTGAGGCGTGTCGTTGGGTCGATATCTAGGTCAAAACATTGCCAAGGCATCttccactttgtggctgagtaaAAGATGCTGGATGCTGGATTCAGTCTTCATGGATGGACCCGGTGGCTTACAGTTGACAGGCATTAGTCATAATTAGGGCTCAAACTGAAATTGTCAGTTGGCTCATAACTGTTTTGCACGTATGATCTTGCACCACTGACTCGCTTGCAGAATAGCCTCAGCTAACACACCGACTCGCACACATCTGCTTTGTTTTCCGCATGCATTCATAAGCCATAAACTACAAAATTAAAATGTACCATCTTATCTCTTTTCATCTCTCCCCAGACGCTGCCTGCCCTGCAGCCCCGCCTGGTAGCCGTCAGCAAAACCAAACCACCGGAGATGATCATAGAGGCCTACAGACAAGGACAGCGTGACTTTGGTGAAAACTATGTACgaaggaatcgggaacaatttatttgttatttcattttatgggtagcacagtcgcctcacagcaagaaggtcctgggttcgagccccggggtagtccagccttgggagtcgtcccgggtcgtcctctgtgtggagtttgcatgttccccccgtgtctgcgtgggtttcctccgggggctccagtttcctcccacagtccaaagacatgtaggtcaggtgaattggccgtactgaattgtccctgtgtgtgtgtgtgtgtgtgtgtgtgggtcggccctgtgtgatggcctggcggcctgtccagggtgtctccccgcctgccgcccaatgactgctgggataggctccagcatccccgcgaccctgagagcaggataagcggttcggataatggatggatggacgtacacaacatgaaatgaaattctgtttccccagcccacagcagtgcaacacaaaagacaaaaacacacgtccaaaaacctccaaaaacacctcgaccaaaaacatacaaaacaagagtacagagcaaaaaaacaaaaacacacacacgcacacaaacagccgacaacacagtccacccagtgcaacacagtcctaaaacgccaccgtccagagaacgaaggCCAGCCTGTCGGAaccgtcggtctgcatgggctagcagttagcttagcctgccccgctcccgcttCCTGTCACtctgtcctcggtgtttcctcttcaggcacagctccaggcagggccgtggtccttgggccgtcGGGCGCTACAGAccgggctccctcagctgatccagcgccagctctcccagccacacaccttcgacaccccccccccccgccactccACACCACGACGCAGACAAAAATACTGCACAGTCGACGTCAGGCAGGGctgcgggctagcagttagcttagcctgccccgcttccgcgccctgtcacactgtcctcggtgtttcctcttcaggcacagctccaggcagggccgtgggctagcagttagcttagcctgccccgcttccgcgccctgtcagcccgccctcggtgtttcctcccgaGGCCCacgggacgcggcagaccaagcgcTTTCAGCTGATCCGGCGCCAGCTGTCCCCGTCAAGCGACGTCGACGATCAAAAATAAAAACCTCACACggtgacacaaactcagacgagGACAAAGACACCGAATAGTCAGTACTGCtggctgaggccgccgcaaacgcaacTCCGCGCCGCCATCCTCCCCACACCGGAAAAGGAAACCCTTTTCAGTCCTCGTTCCGCTCAGCTTCCGGCTCCCTCGGTAGCGGCGCGGCGCGATAAGAAAACCTCagcctgcgcgcgcgcgcgtgtgttgtgAGTGGCAGTCGCGAGGGGGAGTGCACGCGGACTGACGGCCTGTCTTCTCCTCTCACTAGGTTAACGAGCTCGTGGACAAAGCGTCAAATCCTCAGGTGGGTTTCAGCGTCACGGGAGGGTGTCGTTGTAACGCGTGAGTGACACGTTGACCAGTGTTTCTTTGCTTGATGCAGATTCTAGAGTCTTGCCCGGACATCAAGTGGCACTTCATCGGCCATTTACAGAAAAATAATGTCAACAAACTTTTGGGTGAGTGTCTTTTTGTTTCTAGCATCATCTCcatgtattggggggggggggcgtgggggcTGTGCGTTTCCAGTTGTTAGTCGACTTTTAAACtttactactaataagacacattagtccctagctaacaggtctgatcctttagccgagcggtgagtgatgtcgccttgtggtgcaatgcaccccgtatcgaatcccacaccgggcaagaaaataaccggttacacttttaTAAAGTCACAAAacgtaatgtaaactactaataagacacgttagtccctagctaaacgctcggctaaagggtcagagccgttagctagggactaacgtgtcttattagtagtttacagtcgtcaccctctcccggaagcgcgccctcgcgctttgttcttcccgcgctccgaagagacttctgaggatctgcacacttccggatcccaccgctgccaccagtgtaaccggttgttttcttgcccggtgcgggattcgatacggagtatactgcaccacaaggcgacatcgctaaccgctcggctaaagggtcagacccgttagctaggggctaacgtgtcttattagtagtttacagtaaaaTGCGAATTAGCTGAGTTTCCGTCAGATCTGGTAAAGAGAATAAAACCCTCAATGTAGTTTtaggtgggcgtccgggtggcgtggcggtctattccgttgcctaccaacacggggatcgccggttcgaatccccgtgttacctccggcttggtcgggcatccctacaggcacaattgcccgtgtctgcgggtgggaagccggatgtgtgtatgtgtcctggtcgctgcactagcgcctccagcgcctcctctggtcagtcggccggggcgcctgttcgggaactggggggaatagcgtgatcctcccacgcgctacgtccccctggtgaaactcctcactgtcaggagggctggtgactccacatgtatgggaggaggcacgtggtagtgttcagccctccccggatcggcagagggggtggagcagcgaccgggacggctcggaagggtggggtaattggccaagtacaattggggagaaaaagggggaaaataaaataaatgctgAGATGGAAACATGGCTGTTGTTCTGCTCGCCCCAGTAGTCGTGCCTCTCCTGCCAGCCTGTTTCATGCTCATGATtattatattacacacacacacacatatatatgtatgtatatattattattatgtcatGTTTTGATTCACAAGTACATGAGGGCAGACGGTATTAAGTCTCATCTACTTTTGTGTTGTATTTATCTTCGTTATTGTCTTTTAATACTAATCTGACCAAACCAACCCCAGTTTCGTCGGTGTGGTTCACTGTGTGTTGGGTTTCGCAGGCTGTTGAGTCCTTTCACACGTGCCCTCTCTTATCACCGAGGCTGCCCTCACCCTCGTTTGCTTTCTCACCCTCCACCAGGAGTGCCGAGACTTTTCATGGTGGAGACGGTGGACTCCGTGAAGCTGGCCGACAAGGTCAACAGCTCGTGGCAGCGCCTCCGAGCGGCCGGCACACAGAGGTTAAAGGTCATGGTGCAGCTCAACACCAGCGGAGAACAAAGTGAGTGCGACGGAGGGATTCGGGCTGCGCTCGTTTTGCGTGTGAATAAACACGTGTAGAGTGTCAGTTTGTCCAGCTGCACACATCCATGTTTTATGTACTTGTAGGTAAACATGGCTTATCCCCAGAGGAAACGGTAAACACAGTGAGACACATCCTGTCCCAGTGCACGGCTCTGCACTTCTCTGGACTCATGACCATCGGTCGCTATGGATATGACCTCAGCGAGGGCCCCAATCCAGATTTCCAGGTGATGGACCTTGTTTCTGAAACGGGTTTTCATTTTCTACCGAATTGTGTGTATTGTCATttgtttcatgtacttgcgtacacaagagAAATTAAATTccattcccccagcccacagaagacaaaaacacacatcccaaatttcccaaaaatgacaccaccagaaACATACAAAAACTGCTGCTTAGcctgcatgggcggtactgggtgaggccgctgtaaacgtgaatttgcgccgccatcttcccgcaccattGTTATACCATGGCAATCTGACATTAGTTGGTTGTGTGCACATATATCTTTTAGATGCTGCTGCGTTGGAGACAGGAGGTGTGCGACAACTTAAACCTGCCTTTGGAAGAAGTAGAACTCAGTATGGGTATGTCCACTGATTTTGAACATGCCGTGAGTACCACCCACCCTTTCTTTTCACATTTGAAGGCTTTACCCATCAACATTTATTAACTTGAACTGGGCCAACTTGACAGCATAAAGTTCATGTAGGTCAATATAAAGGTGCCGCTATGTGCCGATATGCCTCTGCTACCGTATACTGTGTCGTAACCAAGGTTCTCTTCCTTGCTTGTGTCCATGTCACCCAAACATGCTGAAGGTTGAAGTGGGCGCTACCAACGTGCGAGTGGGCAGTATTATATTCGGCAACAGGGAGTATCCCAACAGCGCAGCCAACACGCCCAGCCCCAGCCCGGAGAAGAAGGCGAAGGTCGTGTCTGAGGACGCAGCGAAGAAGATGGCGCACCTCACCGTGTCCGAACACTGAGACATCTTCCACTAGTTTCCCTTTCTTCAAGGAAAACTGAACCCCTACGCTGATGACATGCACAATAAACTCAAGAGAAGCAGAGATTTTTTTTCTGGAAGGCCAAGTGGAGTTAGGACAGTAAAGGTCCACAACACGTCTTAAAAGAGTGTATTTGCATAACCCTATTAACTCTTGGTGTGCCTGTTGCCTTCTATCGGGCATCATGGGTGGCACGCAGTCCAAAAGTTTGTCTCTAGAAGTCACGACTCCTGTGGTTAGTACTGACACGGCGCTCGTACCTTCTTGGACAGGTTGTAATGTACGTCAGCAAGCGGCAGCTTTGACTAACAAGCAGATCACACGACACTTCAGTTTCCTGCTGTTTACACTACACACTCGAACTAATGGGAGATAATTTATATGACACATGGGTGCGTTTGATTATTTTGGTGTGGTATTAGCTGCCTAACTTCTTGTTGAGAAGCCAAGCTGTGACAGTGCTGATCTGTTCTTGACTAAATCCAGTCCTTAGAGACCAGGAATCCCTCAGTAACATGTACCGTTTTTGttgtacagaaaaaacaagacgtTGAATAAAAACCCTTCTCCCTTTATAATGACATAGTATTGTGCGTCCATGATATTGTTTTGTATGGCGTGTGGTCAAATTTCTATTCttgataatgaaaaaaaaaaaatacaaaactctcCAGAAAGTGTTTTGAATTTGTGTACGAAAATGTTGTGTAATTGTTGTGACCTGACGCACTGACATAGGACTAGATGACAACCTATGCAAAGAGTTTGTTTTGTTCTAGCTTCTGCTTTTCAGAAGAGCTTTTTTTCCCACTGGGCTGTGGTCTCCATCACGGGAGCGAAGAACTTGAGATGGCAGTGTGCCGTTAGGTTTCCTTCTCGAACCTGTGTAACTGGTAGTGGTACGTGAATGGGGAGGAATGAGTGGCGGGACATGTGGACATACTGTGGCTATACTGTCTCTGCATTGAACTTTCGGCATTGTTTGGGATTGCGACTATGGGCAGCCAAGCAATAAACTTCATTGTTGAACATACCCACCAGCCGTTGTCTTGTTTTGGTGATCTGGTGCAAACCGAACAACAATGACTTACAGACAACTTCTGGCCAAAGTTCATTTTATGAGCAAATGGAGGTGACATCCAGACCACAGTACAACAGCTTAAGACCTTGAGACAAAAGCAATCAAAAGTCAAAGTAATTCGCATCCGGGACACGAGAGAGCCCACTCTTCAGTTTGACATGTGGAAAACAGTCGCtgtgaaggaaggaaggaaggaagcaagCCACCTTCCTCTCCTGACAGCTCCATTCTGACACAGACCTCTTCCTCTACATTAGAGGATTTCCAACATTTTCACTAATCTGGTtaccatctttttctttttttggacccccccccccatttctccctaattgtattggccaatttaccctattttccgagtcgtcccggtctctgctccaccgcctctgctgacccggggagggctgcagactaccacatgcctcctcccgtacatgtggagtcaccagctgcttcttttcacctggcagtgaggagtttcaccagggggacgtagcaagtgggagggtcacgctgttccccccagtcccccccgaacaggtaccctgatcgaccagaggcgctagtgcagcaaccaagacacatacccacatccggcttcccgtccacggacacagccaattgtgtctgtagcgacgcccaaccaagccggagggaacgcggggattcgaaccgacgatccccatgttggtaggcaacagaacagatcgccacgccacctggacgctccaGTCTGGTTTCCATCTCGAGTGAAATGCAAGTGTAATAGCTGGTTTGAGTGTAGCAAGTTTGTGTTATGTTCAGAAATACCACAAAAGCCAGGACAGCTTAAAAAATCAATGCAAGTTAAGGAAAAGGTCAGAAAGCTTTCATACCTTTCACGATGTATGAAGGAATGAACGgaaatgtgggaggaaactggagcaaacccacgcagacacagggagaacatgcaaactgcacacagaggacaacccctaaggttggacaaccccagggtttgaacccaggaccttcttgctgtgaggcaattgcgctaaccactgcaccaccgtgccgctgtgTGTGGAGGCTCCacacactgtgtggagtttgcatgttctccccatgtctgcgtgggtttcctccaggtgctccggtttcctcccacagtccaaagacatgtaggtcagaggaATCGGCCacacaaaattgtccctaggtgtgaatgtgtcagccgtgtgatggcctggcggcctgtccagggtgtctccctgcctgctgcccagtgactgctgggataggctccggcatcccgcgacccgacttcggataagcggtttggataatggatggatggatggtatgaaCCGGTCAGTCAATGAGCTCCACCTACTGACAACAGGTGACTGTGGCACGAGAAGGTTATTATCACAAACTACACACCTGTCTGGCATAGTGCACATGAATTCTGATTTAAAGTAGAAACTATACACAACAGGCAGAAGAAGGGATCTCTCAGTAGCAAGGCAGACAGAAGATTCAAATAAGTGTTTGAATAAAAGTGTAGAGCAAAACAAAAGGTCTATGAATAGATATCAGAGAGCTAAATGCAACCTTAAAGCAGTGAAGAAACAGGCTGTACATAGACCAGCGAGTCCCAGGACCAACAGATAACTCATTAAACTCTATTTCGTCTTAAATAGGTATTCCGATTCATCGATGACTCGTCTCCATTCCAACAaaagtatttaaaaaaataaaataaataaaattgtgcTCAGGATGTTTCTCCCATTTATTCTTGTACAGGAATTGGGGAGTGCTAAAAGGAAatctcctggaaaaaaaaaaaaaccaaagaaaGTCGCCTGGAATGTGGTGCCGTGTAAAAACAGTGTATATAAAActctttaagaaaaaaaaaatccccaaaaactaAAACTGCCCTCAGTGTGCTCTCACTGGGGGCTGAGCCGCTTTCCTGTAATGGCTGATGGGTAAACACACATCTCTTATCTTGTGTTTCCTCCACTGTGGTGGATGTCGCTCCATCTTGGCTGAGATAGTCTCTCTGCCTGACACCGCGTCATCCCGATGCAGACGCCGGTAAATGGGAACTCACACCAACTTCTTGGCCTCAAAGAAGCTCTTGAGGTGCTTCATCTGCCAGATGCCGGTGACAATGAGGATAAGAGTCTGGGCAATGGACCACCAGAGCACACGCTGGTTGGTGCTTTCACTCGTCATGCGGAATCGCTCCTCTCGATACTGCAGAGTACGTGACGACACAAGGACAAGATCAGTACTGCAGCAGGACAACACAGCTGGAAACATAAAGACCACTTTCTCTAGCTACTGCACACCCTCAGCAAGGGCTTTGTCAAGGAatacatcttgatgcatgctcaataatccagggaggaaatcacaggaaggtgAGCCAGGTCACCTgcacacgtttactgagagaaacatttcaccatcatccaagtgacctcttcagtctcacctgactgcaggtgtccccacccttataaacaatacagtgactgcaggtgtccccacccttataaacaatagtgactgcaggtgtccccacccttataaacaatacagtgactgcaggtgtccccacccttacatacaatacagtggcataacgaccaaaaccaatgatcggtttcatatgcaaattgccatgacaattaactagagttacaaaggccatgtgtagtattcacagaggattggggaatggctgcaacacttgtctaagtgtaaaccagtggtgattccgtatatggCGGGACTGTCATattagttgagatgcatattttccaaatgctgcgtctcagttgctttcaaagtacaaagcatgctgcaccagaagctggtccaccctgaggatcgggtcccccggcacaaacagagcaatatagtgtacgctgttaagtaccaggaagattgccgtgacttataaattggggaaaccaaacagacactggccaagacgatgacacaacacaggagagctaacacatcaggccaggactccacagtctacaccatctacagaccaggactccacagtctacaccatctacacagtctacaccatctacagaccagtggccactctttcaaggatgaggatgtgcacatccttgataggaaggaacactggtttcaacagggagtcaaaggccatctatgttaagagggaacaaccatccctgaactgggggggggggggggctaagagtacatctgtcaccatcttacaatactgtgagtacaaacaaacattccccaatcctctgtgaatagtacacatggccattgtaactctagttaatggtcacggtaatttgcatatgaaaccggtcgttggtttgggttgttatgtcactgcattgtttatgagggtgggggtacctgcagtcactgtattgtttataagggtggggacacctgcagtcactgtattgtttataagggtggggatacctgcagtcactgtattgtttataagggtggggacacctgcagtcactgtattgtttataagggtggggacacctgcagtcactgtattgtatataaggatgggggtacctgcagtcactgtattgtttataaaggtgggggtacctgccgtCAGGTGAGACTAAAGATGTCACTCAGATCATGATGAGACCTTGTGCCTCtctaataaaccttgtgtccagatggaccgagtcacctttctgtgatttgtgaAGGAATAGTTTCGATTTTTTTGAACTCCATCTATTTTGCACTCACTGCTGTAGTGCCTGAACTGTAGGTTGCAGCTGTGTCCAGTATGTATAAACGGATGGATGACTGAAAATAAAACCTACCTATGCAACAAATGTGCAgtgagtaaatgtaaaaaaaaaagaaaaagatttgacatgtcgACAGACTGCaaaaaggacagatgtgttttaCTGATTGTTGACCGTGGGAGATAAGGACCCAGCAGATGTACAAAAGCAGTTCTCAGGTGAACAAAAGTACAACCAGTTTTGTGTACATgtatgaatttaatgtgtatttctaTTAACGCACATGGAT
It encodes:
- the plpbp gene encoding pyridoxal phosphate homeostasis protein isoform X1; its protein translation is MWRGEGMSELGKALQSVAERVKQAAARRSKTLPALQPRLVAVSKTKPPEMIIEAYRQGQRDFGENYVNELVDKASNPQILESCPDIKWHFIGHLQKNNVNKLLGVPRLFMVETVDSVKLADKVNSSWQRLRAAGTQRLKVMVQLNTSGEQSKHGLSPEETVNTVRHILSQCTALHFSGLMTIGRYGYDLSEGPNPDFQMLLRWRQEVCDNLNLPLEEVELSMGMSTDFEHAVEVGATNVRVGSIIFGNREYPNSAANTPSPSPEKKAKVVSEDAAKKMAHLTVSEH
- the plpbp gene encoding pyridoxal phosphate homeostasis protein isoform X2 is translated as MIIEAYRQGQRDFGENYVNELVDKASNPQILESCPDIKWHFIGHLQKNNVNKLLGVPRLFMVETVDSVKLADKVNSSWQRLRAAGTQRLKVMVQLNTSGEQSKHGLSPEETVNTVRHILSQCTALHFSGLMTIGRYGYDLSEGPNPDFQMLLRWRQEVCDNLNLPLEEVELSMGMSTDFEHAVEVGATNVRVGSIIFGNREYPNSAANTPSPSPEKKAKVVSEDAAKKMAHLTVSEH